gttatttatttattattattattattgaatatgagtactgcaaacagaatcgttcggtatttaagtcttatgtgaactacaaaatatttttcataatttgcgtaatatctcaaagaataattcaacaaaaatttctcagattcagcataaaattcagtttttagttttgctttcaaaaggattgaaatgaaatcaataataatattttgttccggcctataaatatatttcaaaaattatgaagtctaaattttaggcagtaaggtatcatattctgagaaatattctggacacaccaaattttaaataaatgaatgaatgtttctattttccacgattaactaagaaactaagactgatttatgacgttttgaatgttaaaaatttagaaaaactcaacattttcataatcttaggccaattaatcttgagaaacctgcgcgctgattggcgtattttctttaaaacaatcgatggaaaatctaaaattatccttttttttttgaatagtaatattcaaatttttataaatcagtcagtttaagtgattgattttgttgattggaaattaattctttatttaaaatattattgtttcaagaacattttgttaaacatgatttccacagcagaagctttatgtaaaatcaaaaattcgttatatattagagtatttattggatcaagttacataaaatataatcattttccatttagaccattttagcagatctgtgtctattactaaaggcttacaaattagcagtgtggctctgatttgaatggatatcctattcatattaaacaaaacttgccttaaaataaaactgatttattggattaataatacaaatagtgtaaaagatcataaaataatttttcttgaatttattttttagaaaaaaataatatttcatatttgtttcatttcccacagacacgtgacgaaaatcatatttttgcagatttcatttccaaaaagatttaatttatttttaaatggagctttaatcgatgtgatggcaacactttgaaaaaagctaatttttcccccttgaatgcgaaacgtgctcgtgcagcttaaattttatttttattttgtacgaaaaaaattgttgaaaaatatagttaaattatttatttaaaaattaattaaaaatataaatttaattttaaggttaaaacattggtatcatttaaaagataaatttttgatctttaacttgatataaaaatattttttgtgcggtaatattttcggaagttatagcagaaacacgctaaaatttcgcttattttttaaataaataaaattttaattaaaaattcgaaaaaataaccccgatatgcacattcccggcctccaaggtatacacgtgccaaatttcgtagctgtaggtcaaacggtctggcctgtagagcgccaacacacacacacacacattgagctttatcttaatatatataaattacgtgtcacgttgtttgtccgcggtGGGCTCCTAAACTActaaaccgattttaatcaaatttgcacaccgtgtgcagtttgatctaacttaaaagataggatagccctttttttgaatttttaattagaattttaatttttaattaaaaactaactttcccgccaaaaaaaacttttcattttttccatcgccaaatgagtaccgcttcagttttttttcccaaccggataaagtatcacgagcttatgtttgaattttgttttactgtgcacggtggcaattctcagaaataagatattttatttgaaaatgattaattcaaacgttttaacggatcactgattaatgtAACAttctaaaattctgctttttttatttataaagaagtttggaaaaatacttggaggtgcacacggataattattacttttcgttttgaatgaattccgattctttatctgactgtttactaagaaaaatgctgtacggcaataacatttgttaccttcattgaattttcaattaaatgattttatttcttctgttaaggatatcgtaaaaaaggtaagtgaataagttcctctaataggataataaaaaaatattaactcatttgtatgctaaatgaaatttaatcttttttttatataaattattgaagatatgataataaataatggttacaataatcgtttcagtttttcatttctttactaataaactgcatgtacgtatcaagttatgtgagctatcattcacttcagctacaatgcttatcattatttaataaatgtttctgaaactgatttcattttgtaaatgaattttgaattattgcaacagacaaatgtatcaatgacggaataaatctcatggcaacttcatgtgtggaatatagctGAGGACGCCAGAAtctatcactgaagttagaggatttattatacatcataaagtttttttttgtttttttttaatatttgaacatttaaattattattttcagtcaaATGCCACCGAAAAAATCTAACCTCAACAACGAGCTTAGCAGAGAGGCACGACGCAAACGTGTTGAAAGAGCTCATAAGTCGGCAGAACAAATCACAACAAGAAATGCAGCTCAAAGAATCAGGACAGCAGAGGGTCGTGCACAAGAATCTCAAGAACAGCGTGAAGAACGTCTGCGACAGACTATTACGAGAACAAGAGCGGCACGAGAACGAACCATAGCTGCAGCACGAGTACAAGAGCGACAGAGGCAGCAGGCCAGCCGCTCATTAATACGTGCATCATTTGATCGTCTTTCTTTCGAATATGCACCAGATATTAACTACTCTGCGCATCCAAAAATTGGTATCGGTGCAATGGATAAAGTATGTCAATATTGTCAGGCATTGAAATTTCGGAATGAAACACCCGGCATGTGCTGCGCATCAGGAAAAGTTGTGCTGTCACCTCTACCCACTCCGCCGGAACCTTTATTATCCCTTCTTGCTGGCGAGTCAgacgattcaaaattatttttgcgtaAGATACGCAAATTTAATTCTTGCTTCCAAATGACGTCATTTGGGGCAACTAAAATTTGCGATCTCGCATCCAATGGGCGTAATTTTGAAACTACATTCAAAGTACAAGGCCAGGTGTACCATAAAATCGGATCATTGTTGCCAATGCCTGATGATGAtccaaaatttcttcaaatttattttatgggcAATTGTGAAGAGCGCGTGACAACTCGGTGCCAGTATAATTTCATTGACCAAGCAGAGGAAAGAGGGATTGTGATATTGCTGGAAAATTTTTTAGACGATCAGAATCAACTAATTCGATTGTTTAAAAGAGTTTCGCCACGATTGCAAAATGACAACTATCAAATCGTCATAAAAGCAGACAAAGTACCATTAGGTGAACATGCTGGCAGATTCAACGCTCCAACTGTTGATGAGGTTGCCGTTATTATGGTTGGTGATGACAAAAGTTGACAGAAGAGCTATAAAAATTACACGGCGAGACAACACTGTCAGTACGATTTCGGATCTATACCGCTCATATGACGCACTGCAATATCCATTAATATTTTGGCAAGGACAGGATGAATATCACCTTAACATCAAACAGTGTAATCCAAATGCCGGTAAATTTGACAATTAACTATTTATTCTCTTACTGTATgtacgaattttaattttttacttcatttaattttttattttttttaggtgCTGAAGGAGATAAAAAAGTTAGTTCAATGAACTACTACGCACACAGATTGATGGTTAGACTAAATCAGAACAACTATATCCTTCGATATCGTCAGCTATTCCATCAATACATTGTTGATATGTATGATAAGGTTGAAAGCGAACGATTACGGTTCATTCGATACAACCAGGCTAAATTACGATCGGAAGAATACATTCACTTACGAGATGCTGTTGTTGGAAATATCGATGGAAATTTAAACCCCAATGACATCGGTAAAGCTTTCATTTTACCTTCAAGCTACATCGGCAGTCCACGGAACATGCAGGAATACATACAAGATGCAATGACTTACGTACGTCATTACGGTCGACCAGATTTGTTCATTACATTCACATGTAATCCGAATTGGAAAGAGATACAAACTTTACTATTACCAGGACAACAAACAATTCATCGTCATGATATAACTGCACGTGTgttcaaacaaaaattgaaatctttaattgattttattgttaaatattcagtttttggtATCACACGTTGTTGGCTGTATTCGATTGAGTGGCAAAAGCGAGGTTTGCCTCATGCCCACATTTTAATTTGGCTTCAAGATAAAATCCGTTCTGAAGAAATTGATCAAATAATTTCAGCCGAAATTCCAGACCCATCAATTGATCAAAAATTGTTCGATATTGTTAGCAAACACATGATCCACGGGCCGTGAGGTGCTTTCAACATGACGTCATCGTGCATGGAAAatggaaaatgcaagaaaaatttccCAAAGCCGTATACGAATGACACTATCACGGATATTGATGGTTATCCAATGTATCGCCGCAGAAATACTGATAATGGTGGCCACACATTCACAATGCGACTGCCGAATTTTACAAATCAAGTAGAATTTGACAATCAGTGGGTGGTACCATACTCACCATTACTTTCAAAAACTTATGAGGCTCATATCAATGTCGAGCTTTGCAGTtctgtaaaatcaattaaatacatttgtaaatatgtaaataaaggcAGTGATTTGGCCATATTtgaagtacaaaatataaataaaaatgacgaaaTAACACGATACCAAATGGGTAGATACATTAGCAGCAACGAAGCTATTTGGCATATTCTTAGCTTTCCCATACACGAAAGAGACCCTTCTGTCCAGCATCTAGCAATACATCTTGAAAACGGTCAACGAGTATACTtcactgaagaaaatattttccaaagagCGCTTGAGGCTCCAAAAACGACACTAACTGAATTTTTTACATTGtgtaaaaaatctgatatttttggcCAATTCGCAAAGACATTGATATATAGTGATGTTCCACGTTATTTCACATGGAACAAATCTGGTAAAAAATGGGAGTCACGAAAACAAGGAAAAACACATCCTTCCATTACAGGCATATTCAAAGCTAAGACATTGG
Above is a genomic segment from Argiope bruennichi chromosome 1, qqArgBrue1.1, whole genome shotgun sequence containing:
- the LOC129974939 gene encoding uncharacterized protein LOC129974939 is translated as MPPKKSNLNNELSREARRKRVERAHKSAEQITTRNAAQRIRTAEGRAQESQEQREERLRQTITRTRAARERTIAAARVQERQRQQASRSLIRASFDRLSFEYAPDINYSAHPKIGIGAMDKVCQYCQALKFRNETPGMCCASGKVVLSPLPTPPEPLLSLLAGESDDSKLFLRKIRKFNSCFQMTSFGATKICDLASNGRNFETTFKVQGQVYHKIGSLLPMPDDDPKFLQIYFMGNCEERVTTRCQYNFIDQAEERGIVILLENFLDDQNQLIRLFKRVSPRLQNDNYQIVIKADKVPLGEHAGRFNAPTVDEVAVIMVGDDKS